The DNA window GACGACCGCGTTCTCCGCGATCACGATCACCTTCTGGCTCGTGCTTCTGCAATCGGGATGGATCACGTCGTAGCCAACCATGCACTCATCGATTGCCAGAAAGTGCCTTCTCGATCAATTCGACGTCGTACACGCAGCCACCCCAGGTGCCGCCGCTGACGGACTGAAGGAGCGCCCAGAGCCGGGTGTCGGCTGGAAGGCCGGGGTCGGCGGCAAGATCGGCACGGGGCAAGCGGCGGGATAGTTCCGCCGTCCCCCACGCGGAATCGCCGGCGTCATTGACCAGGTCAATCGTTCCTTCCAGCGCATTACGGTCGATGACGATGCGGATGCGGTCGCCGTCGAGCACCTTTCCGATCGGGCCGCCGGCCAGTGCCTCGGGACCGACGTGTCCGATACACGCGCCGGTGCTGACCCCGCTGAACCGCGCATCGGTCACGATCGCCACATGTTTGCCGAACGGCAGGTGCTTGAGCGCGCTGGTGATCTGATAGGTTTCCTCCATGCCAGCGCCCATCGGTCCCCGGCAGATCAGCACGATGACGTCGCCGGGCTGAATCTGGTTGGCCTTGATCGCGGCGATTGCCGACCGCTCGGCGGTAAAGACGCGTGCCCGGCCGGTCATGCGATAGACGCCGTCGATATCAACGACGGTGGGATCGATCGACGTGCTCTTGATGACGCTGCCCTGGGGTGCGAGGTTGCCGCGGGGGAAGGTGACTGTGCTGGTCAGGCCGCGTTCCTTCGCGACGCCCGGCGACATAATGACATTGCCGGCGTCGATGCCGTCCTGCGAAAGCAGCGTCGCGCGGAGCCTTTGGCGACGATCGCTGTTCTGCCACCAGTCGAGCATCTCGCCGAGTGGCGCGCCGGTGGCGGTCAGGGCATCAAGGTGGAGCAAACCGAGATCCCGCAGGTGCAGCATTACCTCGGGTACGCCGCCGGCGAGGTAGACCTGCACCGTCGGATGGCCGACCGGGCCATTGGGGAGGGCATCCACCAGTCGCGGCACCCTGCGATTGATCGCGTTCCAGTCGTCTACCGTCGGCCGTCGCAAACGGGCGGCGTGGGCAATCGCCGGGATATGGAGCAGGAGGTTGGTGGACCCGCCAAACGCGGCATGCACCGTCATCGCATTCTCAATCGCCTTGTCGGTCAGGACGTCGCGCAGCTTGATTCGGCGCAGTTCGATGGCGCTCAGCGCCCGGGCGGATCGGACGGCGATATCGAGCCAGAGCTTCGACCCCGAGGGGGCCAGTGCCGAATGCGGCAATGACATGCCCAGCGCTTCGCCGACGACCTGCGACGTGGCGGCGGTGCCGAGGAACTGGCACCCCCCGCCGGGCGAGGCACAGGCCCGGCAGCCGAGTTCGGCGGCTTCCTCGAGCGTGAGCGTCCCGTGGGCGTAACGCGCGCCGATGGTTTGGATTTTGCCGGCGTCTTCGCCCTCTTCCGGAGGCAACGTCACGCCGCCAGGCACCAGGACACACGGCATATCGCCGCAGCCGGCGAGCGCCATCATCATCGCCGGCAGGCCCTTGTCGCAGGTGGCAACCCCCATCACGCCGAAGCGGCGCGGCAGCGACCGAATCAGTCGCCGAAGCACGATCGCCGCGTCGTTGCGGTACGGCAGGCTGTCCATCATGCCGGCGGTCCCCTGCGTTCGACCGTCGCAGGGATCGGTGCAGAACCCGGCGAACGGAATCGCGCCCAGGCGTTTGAACTCGCGCGCGGCGGCCTGCATGAGCAGCCCCACCTCCCAATGCCCCGAATGGTACCCCAGTGCGATTGGCGTTCCGTCGTCGGCACGAAGTCCGCCGCTGGTGGAAAGGATGAGAAACTCCTTTCGGCCCAGTTCGGCCGGGTTCCAACCCATGCCGGCGTTCTGCGTCAGCCCGAAGAGATCGCCGCTGGCCCAGTTGCGCAGGATGTCATCCGTCAGCGGGAGCGCCCCGGCGGGCCCGGCGGCCTTGGTCGCGACGTCGTAGGCTTCCTCCGGCGTGGACAGCAGTTCGGTCAGTGAAGGCGGTGCAGTCGGCATTCCGGGATAATACGCGACAACCGTAGGGTCTGCCTGAGCACCGTAGGGTCCGCCTTGGCGGACGCGAGAGGTCGCCGGGCCGGTGATTGCGTTCGTAACGGTGGCACGCCGCGTCCGCCAAGGCGGACCCTACTGGATGGAGATCGATATCGGGGCGAACCCCTTGGGCACAAGGCCGATGGGCGTCGCCTGGCCGGTGTTGAGATCGACGCTGAACAGCAGCACGACTTTGCCGCGAACACCGAACGTCGCCAGCGCACGATCGGTGCCGTTTCGCGTCACGATGTCCAGCCCGACCGGTCCGGTGACGGCGGCTTGAAGCGCGCCCACGGTGAATACCTGCCCGCTGGTCGGCGGCGTGGTGCCACCGGGCGAACCGATCGTCGTCAAAACCGCCAGCCGCGTGTCGATGGCGTAAAGCGTGGTCGAGGTGGCACCGGCAAAGTTGTCCGTATGCGCGATCGCCGAGATCGCCGGGTTCGACGCCCAGTTGGCATCGGTGCTGGCGTAGGCGAGCGGTCCGTCGAACTGCGTTCCTGCCAGCGACGGATCGGGGTCGATGATCTGCCCCGTTCCGGCACTGATCCGCACGTTGTCGCGGGCCGTGTTCACAATGCGAACCACCTCGCTGACCGGATTGAAGTCCATGTCGGCAGGGAAGCCGGGCTTCAGCGAGACGTCCGTCGCCGTACCGACTGCCGACGCTGCGCCGGTCGCGGCGTCAATCGCGTAAAGGCGATTCTGGTTGGTGAAGCCGTAGGCGATCTGCGACGAAGACCTGACGTCGATCGTGACAAGGGCTTCCTTATCGGCGAGCCCTTCGACCTTGACGCTCGAAAGCGGAACGTTCGGCAGGTTGCTGTCGACGGTGACGAGCCTGTTCTTGCCGTCGATCATCAGCACGCGCTCGCCCTTGGGCACGACAGCAATATCGCGGACGGGCGTTCGGGTCGTGCTGCCTTTGATCCGCTCCACGCGGGTTGCGGTGCCCGTGGACAGATTGATCGTGTAGAAGTTGCTCTGGTTCGCGGTATTGGTCAGCGACGCATAGGCCGTCTGAACGCCGTCGCGGTTATCGATGTCGAAACCGGCGTATTGCGTGACGTCTAAGCCAAGTCCGCCCACGGTTGCAAGGCCGCCGGTATCGGGCGACGTGGGTGTTCCGCCAGGTGAGCCGATGCGCACCAGCGTGTTGGTATCGGCGTCGATGCCGAACAGGGTGGTGGACGAAGCGCCGACGGTGTTGTTACTGTGTGCGATCGCCGCGACCGACGGGTTAATCCCGAACGACGAATCGCCTTGCGGATACGCGAGTGCGATGTCGATCTGCACGCCGGCGATGTTGTCGTTGTCGTCGATCACTGTGCCGGTGATCGGATCGACGCGAAAGTTGCTGTCGGCGTCGCTGACCACGCGCAAATGGTCGGCGACGGGGCTGAAGTCCACGCCGAACTCCGTACCCGCCAGCGGCGGAGAGAACGCCGCCGCGCCGACCGCCGTCGCCAAGCCGGTGGTCGGGTCGATGCGAAACAGCCTGCTCGAACTTCCCAGGCCGAAAAGCTGCCCGGTGGCGGGACGGAAGTCGATCCCCAGTAGTGCTTCGCCGCGGGCCATTCCCCGGACCTTGATGCGGCCGAGCGTGTCATCAGGCGTCGCCGAATCGAACACCAGCAGCGTGCTCGGACCGGTCAAAGCCAGCGTGGCGGCAAAGAGTCGGCGGGGTTCAAGGGGTTGGATCAGCGGTAGGTTCGGGGGTTGTGTCATCGGTCGGCATTCCGGTGTCGGGCGTTACCGCCTGAACATCGTCCCAAACCGCTCTGCAGCGTCAGTTACGGCCGATCCTCTCGACTATCGGACGCCTGGCGATCAGATCGCCGGCCGTAAAATACGGTGCCCCGCCCGGTTTGACGCGGGCGGGGCAGCAGTTGCAGACGAGGGATTTTGAAAAGCCGCGATCAGCTTCAGACCGCAACAGGGAAGCTCAACGCCATGCCGACGGGGACGACGCCGTTGGGCAGATTTCCAATCACCGTGGCGGCACCGGTCGTCAGGTCAATCCGGTAAAGCGCCCGGCCGCCCGACGACTGGCGGAAAATCGCATAGCCGGTGTCGGCCGAGTTGTTGGTGACGATGTCGAACAGCGAAACGTCTTTGACGTTCACGCCCAGCGCTCCGACGGTGAACAGTTGCCCCGTGTTGGGCGACGTCGCCCCGCCGGCGGTGCCGACCGTGACCAGCACATCCTGCTTGGCGTCAATCGCGAAGAGCGTCGTGCTAGGCGTCGCAGCGACGTTGCTGCCGTAGGCAATACCCGTCACGCTGGGTGTGGCGGCGGCGTTAACGTCGGTGCTGGCGTAGACGATCGGTCCGTC is part of the Humisphaera borealis genome and encodes:
- a CDS encoding DUF4394 domain-containing protein, with translation MTQPPNLPLIQPLEPRRLFAATLALTGPSTLLVFDSATPDDTLGRIKVRGMARGEALLGIDFRPATGQLFGLGSSSRLFRIDPTTGLATAVGAAAFSPPLAGTEFGVDFSPVADHLRVVSDADSNFRVDPITGTVIDDNDNIAGVQIDIALAYPQGDSSFGINPSVAAIAHSNNTVGASSTTLFGIDADTNTLVRIGSPGGTPTSPDTGGLATVGGLGLDVTQYAGFDIDNRDGVQTAYASLTNTANQSNFYTINLSTGTATRVERIKGSTTRTPVRDIAVVPKGERVLMIDGKNRLVTVDSNLPNVPLSSVKVEGLADKEALVTIDVRSSSQIAYGFTNQNRLYAIDAATGAASAVGTATDVSLKPGFPADMDFNPVSEVVRIVNTARDNVRISAGTGQIIDPDPSLAGTQFDGPLAYASTDANWASNPAISAIAHTDNFAGATSTTLYAIDTRLAVLTTIGSPGGTTPPTSGQVFTVGALQAAVTGPVGLDIVTRNGTDRALATFGVRGKVVLLFSVDLNTGQATPIGLVPKGFAPISISIQ
- a CDS encoding YjhG/YagF family D-xylonate dehydratase; the protein is MPTAPPSLTELLSTPEEAYDVATKAAGPAGALPLTDDILRNWASGDLFGLTQNAGMGWNPAELGRKEFLILSTSGGLRADDGTPIALGYHSGHWEVGLLMQAAAREFKRLGAIPFAGFCTDPCDGRTQGTAGMMDSLPYRNDAAIVLRRLIRSLPRRFGVMGVATCDKGLPAMMMALAGCGDMPCVLVPGGVTLPPEEGEDAGKIQTIGARYAHGTLTLEEAAELGCRACASPGGGCQFLGTAATSQVVGEALGMSLPHSALAPSGSKLWLDIAVRSARALSAIELRRIKLRDVLTDKAIENAMTVHAAFGGSTNLLLHIPAIAHAARLRRPTVDDWNAINRRVPRLVDALPNGPVGHPTVQVYLAGGVPEVMLHLRDLGLLHLDALTATGAPLGEMLDWWQNSDRRQRLRATLLSQDGIDAGNVIMSPGVAKERGLTSTVTFPRGNLAPQGSVIKSTSIDPTVVDIDGVYRMTGRARVFTAERSAIAAIKANQIQPGDVIVLICRGPMGAGMEETYQITSALKHLPFGKHVAIVTDARFSGVSTGACIGHVGPEALAGGPIGKVLDGDRIRIVIDRNALEGTIDLVNDAGDSAWGTAELSRRLPRADLAADPGLPADTRLWALLQSVSGGTWGGCVYDVELIEKALSGNR